In Microbacterium sp. SLBN-146, one genomic interval encodes:
- a CDS encoding Ig-like domain-containing protein translates to MTSFAWLRARPKALASAGIVSATAVALTTMAFVYEGFPTTEVDLHDGGVWVTKQSALMVGHFNHESRVLDGALRTTSDDYDIVQSGETVLVHNRTDASLTTIDPALVVLTDAADLPADADVQLGGGTIAVLDRESGDAWVLPAAAAGAFEVQGTDPTMSLGRGAAIAVGTDGTAYGVSPSDGELLTIELDEGDEAREPSRTSLEGVDETSEVSVSAVGSTAVVLDAASGRVLSSAGLSAEVEQGQTGVLQVPSAESDAVLVATSGSLVRVPLDGSEPVGVSSGAQGDPAAPVRLNGCSYAAWSGSAKFVRDCVGEADDLSADIEGVTPESVLRFRVNRDVVVLNDIVGGAAWMASDSLQRIDNWNDVTPPEGETEEDEQTTEESVETTLPERTEQNTAPIANDDDFGVRPGRTTVLPVLDNDSDADGDVLTVTLPDGDPGLGVVQPVNNGAGLQIAVPENASGSDSFVYEVDDGRGGTDQATVRMSVRGWDVNSAPVQKRVTAVTVESGGTVSYNVLPDWIDPDGDDVFLASVVPAPGDEADFTSDGRITYRAIGGTQGRKDVVILVSDGNEVTEGVVRFDVRPVGSTVPVTNADHVVVRAGQTVTVSPLANDTSSGREPLRLTRVDEVAGATIVPDFANKTFSFTSDAPGTYYVQYLASAGANGVPGLVRVDVLADSDTDRDPIAVRDVALLPSGGDVLVNVLANDSDPAGGILVVQSVTVEPNSGIAVSVLNHETLRITDQGALSQQVRISYRISNGSRQAEGEVIVIPVPAPSQLRPPVANDDQVIVRAGDIVTIPVLDNDYHPNGDTIHVAPDLVPPLIEPEDGEIFVSEDTLRFKAGDEPGTVYATYEVYDTAGQKDAGYVTIQILPINEETNTAPRPRDLTARVLNGSRVKIAIPLDGIDPDGDSVELVGIATPPKKGRISETGANFLVYEAFDDAAGLDTFSYRVRDRFGKEATAPVRVGIAPAEAVNQAPYAVKDSVIMRPGRSVAVPVTANDSDPDGDEFGLVRDGLVLPDVPGLEAVVQGQRVVVTSPDEPVETSLQYTIRDARGAEAKAVLQITVADDVPLQRPIARDDRVQPADIEDDQVDVEVLANDEDPDGTKDALTVSVAGDTARVLDDGRIRVTLIDAQQLLTYTITDEDGLTASAFLFVPGLTTIPPTLISDRTIEVASGETIDVPLAEYVRAGAGKSVVVTEAAKVQSSFSNGASLVKDQTTLTYTSADGYFGPDALTFEVTDGTGPDDPAGIKATLTIPITVLPPDNQQPTFTNGQVDVAPGEDPASLDLLALTTDPDPGDLDGMSFAIVGGVAQGLSASIEGGTLRASAAANTPKGTTATVTVRVSDGETEPVEGVVTLRVIGSTRPLATANDDVVPEAPQGRTVDVAVLANDFNPFPETPLKIVTARVETGQGAVDIAGDRLSITPGADFFGTLVVRYRVQDATGDPDREVEGRVNVTVQGRPDAPGTPTVSSVQDRTVVLSWSPPPNNGAEITGYTVRSLAGGYSKACVATTCTLDGLTNNVEYNFVVVATNRAGDSEASAPSETARPDARPDTPNPPTLQFGDRSLQVAWVTPSTPGSPVESFTLEISPAPPSGITQKTNVTGNSLTWEGLENGTNYQVRVRAHNRAPDPSSWSAYSAGMVPAAPPSAAAAPTTTRIDSVGTQAQMQVNWTPPAANGDAISGYRLNVIQGGTVRNTIPVAAGQTSQAVTVQTSTSDYTFTVAAQNKAGWGADSAPSAPRRAFTPPGAPTNVSATEGNNTVAVTYTPGAANGANANEIRYEYSVNGGGWRNDWDGRTIGNGQVNNNGSYSVRVRAVATADGSTYQSDPSAASNTVAPYGPIGNPTADASRNDRTITFSWTSPARNGRDITTQIRIDGGGWTTVAARDTIRRDYGYSETHTIEVRTTAAGQTTTASAQARTVDAPPPPQPKAWVTRGGSAVGQPNCGSAACAFFVVNTQNFPAGDYQVTCYSSRSGAFATTRVTSIPANGSRELGCYYGYAGDQVWVGISGTQYERRSW, encoded by the coding sequence ATGACGTCGTTCGCTTGGTTGCGTGCGCGCCCGAAGGCGCTGGCCTCTGCCGGCATCGTCTCGGCGACCGCGGTCGCTCTCACCACGATGGCGTTCGTGTACGAGGGTTTTCCGACGACGGAGGTGGATCTCCACGACGGTGGCGTGTGGGTGACGAAGCAGTCGGCGCTGATGGTGGGGCACTTCAATCACGAGTCTCGCGTGCTCGATGGGGCGCTCCGCACGACGAGCGACGACTACGACATCGTGCAGTCGGGCGAGACGGTGCTCGTCCACAACCGCACCGACGCGAGTCTGACGACGATCGATCCCGCTCTCGTCGTCCTGACGGATGCCGCGGACCTTCCCGCCGACGCCGATGTCCAGCTCGGCGGCGGCACGATCGCCGTCCTCGACCGCGAGTCCGGCGACGCGTGGGTCTTGCCTGCGGCCGCCGCGGGCGCCTTCGAGGTGCAGGGCACGGATCCGACCATGTCGCTCGGTCGCGGTGCCGCGATCGCGGTGGGAACCGACGGAACGGCCTACGGAGTGTCGCCCTCGGACGGGGAGCTTCTGACGATCGAGCTCGACGAGGGCGACGAGGCCCGTGAACCGTCTCGCACGAGCCTCGAGGGTGTCGATGAGACCAGTGAGGTGAGTGTGTCGGCGGTGGGGTCGACGGCGGTGGTGTTGGATGCCGCGTCGGGTCGTGTGTTGTCGTCGGCGGGACTCTCCGCTGAGGTTGAGCAGGGTCAAACCGGTGTGTTGCAGGTTCCGTCGGCGGAGTCTGATGCGGTGTTGGTGGCGACGTCGGGGTCGTTGGTGCGGGTGCCGTTGGATGGGTCGGAGCCGGTGGGGGTGTCGTCGGGGGCGCAGGGGGATCCGGCTGCTCCGGTGCGGTTGAACGGGTGTTCGTATGCGGCGTGGTCGGGGTCGGCGAAGTTCGTCCGCGATTGTGTGGGCGAGGCGGATGATCTGAGTGCGGATATCGAGGGTGTGACGCCGGAGTCGGTGTTGCGGTTCCGGGTGAACCGGGATGTTGTCGTGTTGAACGACATTGTCGGTGGGGCTGCGTGGATGGCCAGCGACAGTCTGCAGCGGATCGATAACTGGAACGATGTGACTCCTCCGGAGGGGGAGACGGAGGAGGACGAGCAGACGACGGAGGAGTCGGTGGAGACGACTCTTCCGGAGCGGACGGAGCAGAACACGGCCCCGATCGCCAACGACGACGACTTCGGTGTTCGCCCGGGCCGCACGACGGTTCTTCCGGTGCTCGACAACGACTCCGACGCGGACGGCGATGTCCTCACGGTCACGCTTCCCGATGGGGATCCCGGCCTCGGTGTCGTCCAGCCCGTGAACAACGGGGCAGGTCTGCAGATCGCGGTGCCCGAGAACGCATCGGGGAGCGACTCCTTCGTCTATGAGGTCGATGACGGCCGAGGCGGAACCGATCAGGCCACCGTGCGGATGTCTGTGCGCGGGTGGGATGTCAACTCGGCGCCGGTGCAGAAGCGTGTGACGGCGGTGACGGTGGAGTCCGGTGGGACGGTGTCGTACAACGTGCTGCCGGATTGGATCGATCCGGACGGCGACGACGTGTTCCTGGCGTCGGTGGTGCCTGCTCCGGGCGATGAGGCGGATTTCACGTCGGATGGTCGGATCACATACCGGGCGATCGGGGGGACGCAGGGCCGCAAGGATGTCGTGATCCTGGTGTCGGATGGCAACGAGGTGACCGAGGGGGTCGTGCGGTTCGATGTGCGTCCGGTGGGGTCGACGGTGCCGGTGACGAACGCGGATCATGTCGTGGTGCGGGCGGGGCAGACGGTGACGGTGTCGCCGCTCGCCAACGACACCAGTTCGGGTCGGGAGCCGCTGAGGCTGACGCGGGTCGATGAGGTGGCGGGGGCGACGATCGTCCCGGACTTCGCGAACAAGACGTTCTCCTTCACCTCTGACGCGCCGGGCACGTACTACGTGCAGTACCTCGCGTCGGCGGGTGCGAACGGGGTTCCGGGCCTGGTGCGCGTGGATGTGCTGGCCGACAGTGACACCGACCGGGATCCGATCGCGGTCCGTGATGTCGCGCTCCTTCCTTCGGGTGGGGATGTGCTGGTGAACGTGCTGGCCAATGACAGTGACCCGGCTGGTGGCATCCTCGTGGTCCAGTCCGTCACGGTCGAACCCAACAGCGGCATCGCCGTGTCCGTCCTCAACCACGAAACCCTCCGCATCACCGACCAGGGCGCGTTGTCACAGCAGGTGCGGATCAGCTACCGGATCTCCAACGGGTCGCGCCAGGCCGAAGGCGAGGTCATCGTCATTCCGGTACCGGCGCCGTCGCAATTGCGCCCGCCGGTCGCGAACGACGACCAGGTCATCGTCCGCGCGGGTGACATCGTCACGATCCCCGTGCTCGACAACGACTACCACCCCAATGGCGACACGATCCACGTCGCTCCCGATCTGGTGCCGCCTCTCATCGAGCCCGAGGACGGAGAGATCTTCGTCTCCGAAGACACCTTGCGCTTCAAGGCGGGCGACGAACCCGGAACCGTCTACGCGACCTACGAGGTCTACGACACGGCGGGTCAGAAGGATGCCGGATACGTCACGATCCAGATCCTCCCGATCAACGAGGAGACGAACACCGCTCCCCGCCCGCGTGACCTGACGGCGCGTGTGTTGAACGGGTCGCGCGTCAAGATCGCGATCCCGCTCGACGGAATCGACCCCGACGGTGACTCGGTCGAGCTCGTCGGCATCGCCACCCCGCCGAAGAAGGGGCGCATCAGTGAGACGGGGGCGAACTTCCTCGTCTACGAGGCCTTCGACGATGCCGCGGGCCTCGACACCTTCAGCTACCGTGTGCGCGACCGCTTCGGTAAGGAGGCCACCGCGCCCGTGCGGGTCGGCATCGCCCCGGCCGAAGCGGTCAATCAGGCGCCGTATGCGGTCAAGGATTCCGTCATCATGCGTCCGGGGCGCTCCGTGGCGGTGCCGGTGACGGCGAACGACTCCGATCCCGATGGGGATGAGTTCGGTCTCGTCCGCGATGGGCTGGTCCTCCCGGATGTTCCGGGACTGGAGGCGGTGGTTCAGGGCCAGCGGGTCGTGGTGACCTCGCCGGACGAGCCGGTGGAGACGAGCCTGCAGTACACGATCCGCGACGCACGCGGTGCGGAGGCGAAGGCGGTTTTGCAGATCACGGTCGCCGATGACGTGCCGTTGCAGCGTCCGATCGCGCGCGATGACCGGGTGCAGCCGGCTGACATCGAGGACGACCAGGTCGACGTCGAGGTCCTCGCCAACGACGAAGACCCGGATGGCACGAAGGACGCCCTCACGGTGAGCGTCGCCGGCGACACCGCACGCGTCCTCGACGACGGCCGGATCCGCGTCACCCTGATCGACGCGCAGCAGCTCCTCACCTACACGATCACGGATGAGGACGGCCTGACGGCATCCGCGTTCCTGTTCGTTCCCGGGCTCACGACGATTCCGCCGACACTCATCAGCGATCGCACGATCGAGGTCGCCAGCGGTGAGACGATCGACGTCCCGCTCGCGGAGTACGTCCGCGCGGGGGCTGGCAAGAGCGTCGTGGTCACCGAGGCGGCCAAGGTCCAGTCATCCTTCTCGAACGGCGCGAGCCTCGTCAAGGACCAGACGACCCTCACCTACACGTCCGCCGACGGGTACTTCGGCCCCGACGCGCTCACGTTCGAAGTGACGGACGGCACGGGACCCGACGACCCCGCCGGTATCAAGGCGACGCTCACGATCCCCATCACGGTGCTTCCCCCCGACAACCAGCAGCCGACGTTCACGAACGGTCAGGTGGACGTCGCGCCCGGCGAAGACCCTGCATCGCTCGACCTCCTCGCGCTCACGACCGACCCCGACCCCGGCGACCTCGACGGCATGAGCTTTGCCATCGTCGGCGGCGTGGCGCAGGGGCTCTCGGCATCCATCGAGGGCGGGACGCTGCGTGCCAGCGCCGCGGCGAACACCCCCAAGGGCACGACGGCGACCGTCACGGTGCGCGTCTCGGATGGTGAGACGGAGCCGGTCGAGGGCGTCGTGACGCTGCGCGTCATCGGTTCGACGAGGCCGCTCGCGACGGCGAACGACGATGTCGTGCCGGAGGCTCCGCAGGGGCGCACCGTCGACGTCGCGGTGCTCGCGAACGACTTCAATCCCTTCCCCGAGACACCGCTGAAGATCGTCACGGCGCGTGTCGAGACGGGGCAGGGCGCCGTCGACATCGCGGGTGACCGGCTGAGCATCACGCCGGGCGCCGACTTCTTCGGCACCCTCGTCGTGCGCTACCGCGTGCAGGATGCCACGGGCGACCCCGACCGTGAGGTCGAGGGCCGTGTGAACGTGACGGTGCAGGGTCGTCCGGATGCGCCGGGGACGCCGACGGTGTCGAGTGTGCAGGATCGGACGGTGGTGTTGTCGTGGTCGCCGCCGCCGAACAATGGTGCGGAGATCACGGGCTACACGGTGCGGTCGCTGGCGGGCGGGTACTCGAAGGCGTGTGTGGCGACGACGTGCACGTTGGATGGTTTGACGAACAACGTGGAGTACAACTTCGTGGTTGTTGCGACGAATCGGGCGGGGGATTCGGAGGCGTCGGCGCCGTCGGAGACCGCGCGTCCGGATGCGCGTCCGGACACGCCCAACCCGCCGACGCTGCAGTTCGGCGATCGGAGCCTGCAGGTGGCGTGGGTGACGCCGTCGACGCCGGGTTCTCCGGTGGAGTCGTTCACGCTGGAGATCTCTCCCGCGCCGCCGTCGGGGATCACGCAGAAGACGAATGTGACGGGCAACTCCCTGACCTGGGAGGGCCTGGAGAACGGCACGAACTATCAGGTGCGGGTGCGGGCGCATAACCGTGCGCCGGATCCGTCGAGCTGGAGCGCGTATTCGGCGGGCATGGTCCCCGCGGCGCCGCCGTCGGCCGCGGCAGCACCCACGACGACCCGCATCGACTCCGTCGGGACGCAGGCGCAGATGCAGGTGAACTGGACGCCTCCGGCCGCGAACGGCGATGCGATCTCGGGCTACCGCCTGAACGTCATCCAGGGCGGCACCGTGCGCAACACGATCCCGGTCGCGGCGGGACAGACCTCGCAGGCCGTCACGGTGCAGACCTCCACGTCGGACTACACGTTTACGGTCGCGGCGCAGAACAAGGCCGGGTGGGGTGCCGACAGCGCACCCTCCGCCCCACGCCGCGCGTTCACACCTCCCGGCGCTCCGACCAACGTCTCGGCGACCGAGGGCAACAACACCGTCGCCGTGACGTACACGCCGGGCGCTGCCAACGGAGCCAACGCGAACGAGATCCGCTACGAGTACTCCGTCAACGGCGGCGGATGGCGCAACGACTGGGACGGCCGGACGATCGGGAACGGTCAGGTCAACAACAACGGGTCCTACTCGGTTCGTGTGCGGGCGGTTGCGACAGCCGACGGCTCGACGTACCAGAGCGATCCGTCGGCCGCGTCGAACACCGTCGCACCGTACGGTCCCATCGGCAACCCGACCGCGGACGCAAGCCGCAATGACCGCACGATCACGTTCAGCTGGACCTCCCCGGCGAGGAACGGCCGCGACATCACGACGCAGATCCGAATCGACGGTGGCGGATGGACGACCGTGGCGGCGAGGGACACCATTCGCCGCGACTACGGCTACTCCGAGACCCACACCATCGAGGTGCGCACGACGGCGGCGGGACAGACCACGACGGCGTCGGCACAGGCCCGCACGGTCGACGCGCCGCCGCCCCCGCAGCCGAAGGCGTGGGTGACCCGCGGAGGGTCGGCCGTCGGCCAGCCGAACTGCGGCTCCGCGGCCTGCGCCTTCTTCGTCGTCAACACGCAGAACTTCCCCGCCGGCGACTATCAGGTCACCTGCTACAGCAGCCGCAGCGGAGCGTTCGCGACGACGCGCGTCACGTCCATTCCCGCCAACGGCTCGCGCGAGCTCGGCTGCTACTACGGCTACGCCGGTGACCAGGTCTGGGTCGGGATCAGCGGCACGCAGTACGAGAGACGCTCCTGGTAG